The sequence TAAAGCCGCGGCCACTGAACAATCCTGTGACCCGAGAAAGGACTCCAGGTTTATTTTGAAGAAGAACTGAAAGTGTATGTTTCATCGGTTTATCCTGTGAATATAGAAAATCTAGTTGTTCATAAGGTGCCTGAGGGTAGGCACCTTTAACCATTTTACTTTAGTGTTGCTATGGACAAAAAGTATCAGACAAGAAGCATCTCAGTGGTAGCTTTACCAGCAGGCACCATTGGGAATACACCTTCTTCCCGGGAAATACGGAAATCCAGGATAACGGTATTTTTCTTTACTGCTTCCAGGGCCTGTTTTATGGTCGCTTCTACTTCACTGGTTTTGTCACATCGAATACCCACAGCACCGTATGCTTCAGCAAGGAGAACGAAGTCGGGAGTGACTTCCATAACAGTTGCAGCGTAGCGTTTGTCGTAGAAGAGTTCCTGCCACTGACGAACCATACCAAGGTAGTTGTTGTTTAATATGCAAACAATGACAGGGCAGTTGTACTGTTTTGCTGTTGCCAGTTCCTGGATGTTCATCTGGATGGAGCCATCACCGGCCACATCAATGACGGTGGCATCTGGGAATGCCATCTTGGCGCCAATGGCAGCAGGAAGACCGTACCCCATGGTTCCTAAACCACCAGAGGTGACCAGGCGTCTTGGTTTGTTAAATTTATAAAACTGGGCTGCCCACATCTGATTCTGGCCAACCTCTGTTGTGATGATGGCATCGCCACCGGTCAGTTCGTCGAGTTTTTCAATAACGAACTGTGGTTTAATCACTTCCCCCTCATCGAGGTATGCCATGGGGTGTTTCTTTGTCCATTCTGCGATTATTTCGATCCATGGGGTGTGGGAGGCCGCTGCCTCTTCAATGTTGGCACCGGAAGAGTCAAGCCAGCTGTTCATAGCAGTGAGTGCATGCTTACAGTCAGCAACGATTGGAATGTCAACGGTAACATTTTTACTGATGGACGTAGGGTCGATATCTATGTGGATGATTTTGGCGTGTGGTGCAAAGGCGTCAATCCGGCCGGTAACACGGTCATCAAAACGAGCACCAACTGCGATAAGGACATCACTTTTGGCAACAGCCATATTCGCAGTATAGCTTCCGTGCATGCCAAGCATTCCCATGGAGAGAGGGTCTTTTCCAGGGAAACCACCGAGGCCCATAAGGGTCATGGTAACGGGAATATTCAGTTTTCTGGCCAGCTCTGTGACTTCTTCATTACTGTTGGAAAGGATGACTCCACCGCCAATGTAGAGAACGGGCTGTTTGGCCTTCAGGATGGTTTTGCATGCTTTTTCCACCTGTCCCATATGGGGTTCATAGGTGGGCTGGTAATTCTGCATGCGGATGGGTTTCTTTTCCGTGAACTCAACCATGGAAGCAACCACATCTTTTGGCAGGTCAATAAGGACAGGACCGGGACGACCGGTACGGGCTATGTGAAAGGCCTCGCGTAGGGTCGGAACCAGATCTTCAGCTTTGCTCACCAGATAATTGTGTTTGGTGCAGGGCCGGGTAATACCTACGATATCAACTTCCTGAAAAGCATCGTTACCAATAAGAGGTGTGGGGACCTGACCAGTAAGGATAACCATCGGAATGGAATCCATATAAGCAGTGGCGATGGCAGTAACACCATTTGTGGCGCCGGGACCAGAAGTAAGAAGCGCAACCCCAACCTCTCCAGTTACTCGGGCAAGTCCATCTGCTGCATGAACAGCTCCCTGCTCATGACGGACAAGGACGTGCTGAATTTCGGAATCCAGAAGCGTATCATAGAGGTCGATAACTGCACCGCCAGGAAAACCAAAGATTGTTTTAACCCCCTCTTCAAGGAGGCACTGTATGATAGCTTCAGAGCCTGTTATTTTTTCCATGAACCTTCTTCCTCTTGTATGTATGTTAAGGTTTTATTAGAAAGGTTGTCAGTAAATAGATACGACATTAATTTGCATAAGAGGATGAAATATATCTAGGAACCGTCTGGATGTCAATATTTAGAAGGGGCTGAAGGAGAAAATTGCCACAAATAGTCGGTTTTTAAGGCTCACAGCTATTCACTACTTGACAAGTGGGCTCTATGGTGATTATTTATTCTGACTATAATTATTAAATAAATTAAACCTTAAGAGATTTTCATGTATCTTCAAACCATCCTACTAGGCCTGCTACTATCCCTGCTTAGGGAATCGTCTGTGGTGGGAATTGGAGAGTTCTGAAACGTACATCGTTAAAATTACTTAATAATCCGAAAGGCCGCAGCGTTTACTGCGGCCTTTTTTTGTTTGGGCTGGGATAAACGGTTTGAAAGCGACTGGCATCGGGCAACAAAAAAGAGGAAGAGTATGAGATCTGAAACTGTGAAAAAATACAGGCCTTATCCTGGAATTGATCTGCCGGATCGTTCCTGGCCAAATAATACCATCAGTAAAGCTCCAATCTGGTGTAGTGTCGATTTGCGGGATGGTAACCAGGCGCTGGTCCAGCCAATGAATCTGCAACAGAAACTTGAGCTTTTTCAACTCCTGGTCGATGTGGGTTTTAAAGAAATTGAAATAGGCTTCCCATCGGCATCCGAGGTTGAATTTGCCTTTGCAAGAAGGCTAATTGACGATGGCTTGATTCCTGGAGACGTAACGATCCAGGTGCTTACTCCTGCCCGTGAAAGTCTTATCCATAAAAGTTTTGAGGCGGTTAAAGGTGCCCGCAGGGTTGTGATGCATCTTTATAATTCCACTTCCACTCTGCAGCGCCGTGCGGTTTTTAAGATGAGTCGTAATGAGATAACGGCACTTGGTGTGGAAGGGGCGCGTATTATTAAGGAAGAGGCCGAGAAATGTCCGGAAACTGAATTTCGCTTTGAGTATTCTCCGGAAAGCTTCACTGGAACAGAGCTGGATTTTGCTCTGTCCATCTGTGAAGCCGTCATGGATGTGTGGCAGCCAACGGCACTCAAACCAGTCATTATCAACCTTCCCTCCACCGTCGAAATGGCGACACCGAATGTGTACGCTGATCAGATCGAATGGTTTTGCAGACATATGAAAAATCGTGAAGCCGCTATTGTCAGTCTTCATGCTCACAATGACAGAGGCTGTGCGGTTGCGGCAACTGAACTTGCTTTAATGGCAGGTGGTGACAGGGTTGAAGGTACCCTTTTCGGTAATGGTGAACGTACCGGAAATGTAGATATCATCACTTTGGCACTTAATATGTTTACACAGGGGGTAGATCCCGAACTTAATCTTCATGATATGAACCGGTTGATAGCCGTCTCCGAGCAGGTGACTGACATTCCCGTTCACGTCAGGCATCCCTACGCTGGAGAGCTTGTGTATACCGCCTTTTCAGGTTCGCATCAGGATGCTATTAATAAAGGAATGGATCTCTGTGAACGTGAAGGGCAGGGGAAATGGGAAGTACCTTATCTGCCCATTGATCCCAGGGACGTTGGCAGGACCTATGAGTCTATTATTCGAATCAACAGTCAATCTGGAAAGGGGGGAGTTGCCTACGTAATGGACAGAGAGTTTGGGCTGAAGATGCCAAAATCCATGCATCCTGAATTTGGCTCCATCGTCCAGAAGGTTACTGACAGTGTCGGGCGGGAACTTCAGCTCTCGGAAATATGGGCAGCATTTGAAAAGGAATATTTGCTCGGAAAAGCTCCTTTTTTCTTGAACAGCTTTGATGTAGTGAAACGCCATATTGATAATGATGAGCAGGCATCATCTGCAGAAATTGAAGCAGTGGTTTTGGTAAATGGAGAGAAGAGGACAATACGTGGTGGAGGAAATGGTCCACTGGATGCTTTTTGTGCAGCACTGAAATCAGAGATCGCCGAGGATTTTCTTCTGAGCAGTTATCATGAGCACGCCTTAACAGAAAGTTCCAGTTCCAGGGCAGTCGCCTACATTCAGGTTACGCAACCAGATGGTACAAAAAAATGGGGTGTTGGAATGGATACTGATATTATTGTTGCATCCATCAAGGCGGTGCTAAGTGCCTTGAATCGATTTGTCTGATTTCGTCATATGTGCCTGATAGTTTCGTAAGGTATCCTTTGCGGAACTATCGGTTTAATAGATAGAAAAAAATACCACCTGCAGCCAGCCAGATATTGGTAATATTGGAAATAGTGATGTTGAGTATAGCGGCGAGTGGTTTTTTACGGCTGAGCAGGGCCAGACATGATTTAAATTCGGGCCATGATGTGAGGGAGGCAAGAACCAGGAATCCTATTACTCCTTTTGGCGCTTTAGAATGTTCAGCCGCAAATGTAACCACAGGGTCAAGAAAATATCCAGAACTAAGCAGGAGTAAGATTGCAGGTATCAGCCAGCGTCTGGCACCCTCATGATACATTTCGTCACTCTCTTCTTCGCCTTCATTCGGGCGTAGAAAAAAAAGCGGCAGGGTCAGTAACAGCGCCGTAATCAACCAGTATTTGTAATAGGATGTTGGTATGCAGTAGAAACCGATGGCAAGAGTTGCTGTGCTCAGGATTGTGACAGTGCTGTAGAGCGGTTTGGTTTTCACTGTCTGCCAGGTCATTTTACAAATCACTGCGGCAGTAATCAGAAGAATAGGGTTCATGAAATTTGAACCAAGGGGTGTAGATGCGGCAAAAAGGACATCACCGGCAGCAAGACCGACAATAAGACAAAGTGCTTCCGGGCCATTGGTTATGAATCCTGTGACGGTACCAATTCCTTTAATATGCTTAATGGACTCAATAATAATTTCCACAGACAAGCCGATAAGCATCATCTCAATTATGATTCCGGATGCTCCAAGAAAAGAGAGCTGGACATTGCCCTGAAAAATCAGACTGCTCCCGCAAAAAAATGCCAGAACCAGAACCCACACCACTAGATCTAAGCGTGTTACTGAACTGAGAATAAGCTGTCTCACGGTTTCCGTACCTTTGTCAGAAATGCTTCGATTTTATCTCGATTGAGGAGGATACCGCTGATTTGTCCTTCGCCGTATTTCAGGGTCGGAATAAACATCACGCCATCTTTAAGAGCTCGCAGAGGGCTGGTTAGTATTTCGACTTCTTCCAGTTCTATGTCGTTCATGTTTGCCAAGAGTTCATCCAGAACTTTTTTTGCCATATGGCAACGAGGTCAGAGACTTGAGTGGTAAAAAGTGATGGTCATAATTTTCAGTTTATATGAGTTTGTGATAGTTGCTTTATTGAAATACAAAGGATACTATCAAAAGGAAAGAATGTCACAGAAGATACACTGAAACCCTAAAGCTGTTCAACAAGAGTTTTTTTGTTCCGGGACCTATGAATTCATATCCTCCTCTGATAATTGTTGATGATCAGCGTTTTCTCCAGCATGATACCGGTGGTGGGGATCATCCAGAAACAGCAGCCAGACTGCAGGTTATACGCAGATCTCTTAAGTCAAGTGACTGTTATCCGTCTCTCTCTTTTTTGTCACCACAGGCAGCTACCCGCAGTGATCTTACCCGGGTTCACAGTGAAAACTGGCTCTTTCGTTTTGAAGAATCAGTTCTTGCCGGTCAAACCTATATTGATCATTTCGACAATCAGGTCTGTTATGACTCTTACGATATAGCGTGCCTTGCTGCAGGTGCCGGAATTTCCGCCATAGATCTCATTGAAGAGGGAAAGGGGGATAACATATTCTGCCTGGTTCGTCCTCCCGGACATCATGCGGAACGCAGTGTTCCTTTTGGCTTCTGTTTCTTTAATAATTGTGTGGTAGCCGCCAGATACTGGCAACATAAATACCATAAAAGACGAGTTCTTATTTTTGATTTTGATGCCCACCATGGTAACGGGATTCAGTCTGCTTTTGAGGAAGAATCTGATAGTTACTACATAAGTATACATGAGCATCCGAGTTTTAGTTACCCTGGAACCGGGTATGGTGATGAGCACGGAATGGGTGATGGAAAGGGGACCATTCTGAATCTCCCACTTTCGCCAGGGGCGAATGACGGGGATGTGGAAAATCTTCTTAAAAAAGTTATTTTACCGAAGCTTGAGGAGTGGCAGCCAGAAGCAATTATCATTGCAGCGGGCTTTGATGCTCACATTGCTGATGATATGTCAGGGCTCCATTACTCCACTGACCTGTATTTTACTCTTGGCCGCCAGGTGAAGTCCTGGGCAAATCGATTTACCAATGGGAAATTGCTTTCCATTTTAGAAGGCGGATATGAACTCTCTGTTCTTGGAGATTCCGTTGAGGCATACGTGAGAGGTATACTGGAGTAGACCCGGTTATACTAAAATTTAAATCTTTTAAGCGAGGTAGATATGTACATTTTACGGCATATGACACCCGATCCTATCACCGTTTCTCCAGACATGCTTCTCCCTGAAGCCAGGGCTCTGTTAAATGACTTTCATTTCCGCCATCTCCCAGTTGTTGATGGACAGGGACAATTGGTAGGAATACTCACAGATCGTGATCTGCGTTCAGCCTATCCTTCTTCTGTTATCAGCGACAGTGAAAGACGACTGGTGTATGAACGTGTACAGCAAACATCGGTCTCGGAAATCATGTCCACCGATTGTGTTACACTCGGCACTGATTCAACACTTGACGATGCTCTCTTTCTCTTTGATAGAGATCAGCCTGGGGCTCTCCCCGTGCTTGATAAGGAGGGTAAAGTGGTTGGTATCTTTTCCATTAGAGACCTCAATGCTGCCTACAAAACACTTTTTGGAGTTGGTGAAAAGGGCGCGGTTCTTATTGGTATCCATGATGATGGTAGCCCGACTATCATGACTCGAATTGTGACACTTCTTGAGCAGGAAAAAATTCCATTCACCAGGGTTCTTCGTATCTTTGATAAAGAGGTGGGAGATACTATTTACCTGAGGATAAATACTTTCAAAATTGCCGCGGTTCTTGATCTTCTGGAGGAGAACGGTTTTGACGTTAAGAAGGAATGAGCGTTCAGGTTTGTCGGAACCTGGAAGATTGTTAATATACTGTAAATATTGCCGTAAGGCAGAATGTCCCTGGTGTTTTTATGAGTATCGATACGCTGTTTAACCCGAAAAGTGTTGCGGTCGTTGGGGCCTCTCGAACCGATGGGAAGATTGGTCATACCATTCTTGCTAATATCATCAGGGGTGGCTTTCAAGGTGCTATTATTCCAATTAACCCTGCAGCCAAAGAGATACTTGGCCTTCCCTGTTTTCCATCTCTTGGGGAATGTGGCCAGGAAGTGGATCTCGTGGTGTCAGCCTTACCGCAGTCACTGGTTAAAACAGTGGTTGATGAGTGTCCAAAAGTGAAGGCAAAAGGCCTGATTGTTATAGCGTCGGGATACCAGGAAACCGGTCCCGATGGTGCCATCCTTGAGCAGGAACTTGTTGAACTCTGTACTCGTCGTGAGCTGAGACTTCTCGGTCCGAATTGTCTGGGGTTTATTAATACCGCCAACAATCTCAATGCTTCTTTCGCAGGAGATATGCCGGGTAGCGGTGATGTTACACTTTTTTCTCAGTCTGGGGCACTCTGCAGCGTTATGCTCGATATGGCCAATGATCGTCATATGGGGTTGGCCAAGCTGGTAAGTGTAGGAAATAAGGCGGATATAAGCGGTGTTGATATGCTTGCCTATCTTGCAAAGGATGATGATACAAAGGTTATCGTAGGGTATCTTGAAGATATAGTGTCTGGTAAGAATTTTATAAAGGCGGCAGAAGATGCCGCATCAAATAAACCGGTAATTATTTTAAAATCCGGGACCACTTCCGCAGGACTGAAGGCGACAGTGTCTCATACGGGTATACTGGCTGGCGCTGATACAGCATATGGAGCAGCTTTTAAACGATCGGGTGTGATACGAGCGGATACCTTTGAGTCTCTTTTTGATTTTGCATCGGCGTTTTCCCTGCAGCCACTTCCAAAAGGAAATAACGTTCGTATTATCACGAATGCGGGTGGAGCTGGAATTATGGCAGCCGATGCGGTGGAACTTGCTGGAATGAAAGTCCAAGAGCATGGTCAGAATGAAAGAAAGGCTGCGATTCAGCAACCGCAAAAGATTTTCAAACCTGTTAATCCTGTTGATATACTGGGTGATGTTGATCCTGGTGTATATGTAACTGCGATAAAAGCTGCTCAGACCGACTCCGATGTTGATGCCATCCTTATTGTCCTGACTCCACAAGCAATGAAGCGTCCTGCAGAAACAGCCAGTGCCATAGTAACCTGTATTGATGGAACCAAACCGATAGTGGCTGCTTTTATGGGTGGCCATGAGACAACCCTTCTGCGTAAGGAACTCGTTGCTGCTGGTTTGCCTCTGTATAAATCACCGGAAAGAGCAGTGGCTGCCCTCAAGGCAATGGGTGAATATGCTGCCTGGAAAAAGCGCCCACCACGCACGGTTACCAGATTTAAAGTAAACAGGCGCAGGGTGGAACGAATTCTTTCACGTCGTCAGCGTACCGGGATGCTTCAGCTTGGTGAGGTGAAGGGGAAAGATGTTCTTGGTGCCTATGGCTTTCATGTACCGACCGGGGCCCTGGCCTCGACGGCAGAAGAGGCAACGGAGATTGCAGAACGTATAGGATATCCTGTGGCAATGAAGATTGTATCTCCTGACATTGTCCATAAGAGTGATCTTGGCGGAGTGTTCTTAAACGTTTCCAACAGGGAATCTGCTGAGGACACTTATGACTTGATGACCTTAAAGATTCGTAAAAAGGTTCCCGGTGCTCGTATTGAAGGGGTGTATGTTGAAAAGATGGCCAGTAAAGGGCTCGAGGTGATCATCGGTATGACCAGAGACCCCCAGTTCGGCCCCATGCTAATGTTTGGTCTTGGTGGGATTTTTGTAGAGGTAATGAAAGATGTGACTTTTCACCTTGCCCCTATCACCGAACAGGAAGCGATACAGATGCTGAAATCCACTAAATCCTACGCAATGCTGCAGGGGCGTCGAGGTCAGAGTGGAGTTGATGTGGTTGCAATAGCTTCGGGTCTGCAGCGAATCAGTCAGTTAACGACGGATTTTCCACAGATTTTAGAGCTTGATATCAACCCCTTTATTGTCGGTGAGTTTGGATCCGAACCTGTGGTGGCAGATGCGCGAATGACATTGGCACCATTACCGGAAGAGAAGTAAGGACGAATAGAATATCTCAGAATTATAATTTAATCGGGAAATATAACTTTTCAGTTGTCTTGTTGATGAGTTATGAGGGAATTATGGAATACGACGCCAATTGGAAAGAAACCTATAAAGACATGATTAAAACCCCAAAACGGGCTTTGTCACTGTTGAAATCAGGTCATCGGGTTTTTATTGGAACCGGCTGCGGAGAGCCCACGGTACTCGTTGAGGCAATGACACGAATTGCAGGGAATCTTGCAGATGTGGAAATTGTAGAACTCTTAACCAAAGGAAATGCCCCCTATGCCGAGAAAAAATTTGCCAACTGTTTTAAAATCAACTCACTTTTTATAGGCCACAATGTACGCGAGGTAATCAAAGAAGGACGCGGAGACTATACACCTGTTCTTATGTCCGACATCCCACGTCTTTTTAATTCTGGTCAGTTGCCTCTTGATGTGGCTCTTATTCAGGTTACTCCTCCTGACTCCCGAGGAAAAATGAGCCTGGGAGTATCCGTTGACATTGTAAAAAGTGCTGCTGAAAATGCATCTCTTGTTATAGCTCAGGTCAATCCGCAAATGCCCTGGACCCGCGGTGACAGCCTTATAGATGTCTATGACCTTGATATTCTGGTGCCAGCCGATGTTCCTCTTCTTGAACGTAAATCCAAACCACCTCATCCAATCAGTTTGAAAATTGCAGAGTTTGTCGCCGGTCTTGTGCCAAGCGGGTCCACTGTAGAGTTTGGACTTGGGAGGATTCCAGGTGTTGGCCGTATCCCGCAGGCCGTTATAGGTGCCTTGAAGGACAAGCATGATATTGGCATCCATACAGAACTTATCACCGATGACATTCTCGATTTAATACGGAGTGGGGTAGTAAGCGGCAATAGGAAATCCACGGATCGGGGCAAAATTGTGGCTAGTTTTTGTATGGGAAGCAGGGAGCTTTACGACTTTATAGATGACAATCCATTGTTCTCCTTTCGCCCTACGGAATATGTGAATGATTCAAACATTATTGGCAAGCAGAATCGGATGGTATCCGTGAACATGGCCCTGCAGATTGACCTCACGGGGCAGGTGTGTTCAGATTCGGAAGATGGCTTTTTCTATTCTGGAGTCGGAGGACAGGTTGACTTTAACCGTGGTGCTTCTCGCTCCGAAGGAGGGCGTGCCATTATCACAATTCCATCCACAACAAGTGACGGAGAGTCGCGGATCAGGGTGCATTTGAGCCCGGGTGCCGGTGTTGTTGTGAGCAGGGCGACGGTTCATTACATTGTGAGTGAGTATGGAGTGGCCTATCTTCATGGAAAATCTGTTCAGGATCGAACCCTTGCTCTTATCTCCATTGCCCATCCTGATCATCGTGAACAGCTATTAAAGGATGCTATTGAAGCCAGGTATATCCGTCAGGATTTTGTGGATGTTGAAGGAAAATTTGTTGTTGCCCCACAGGGTATGATGAAAGCCACTTATCTGATGGATAACGGGACAGAATTGTATTTCAGGCCCATTCATCCAACCGATGAACCATTGATGCGCGATCTTCTCTATGATCTTTCCCAGGAAACTCTGTACTACAGATTTATGAGTCATAATCAGCATTTCGGGCATAAAGAAATTCAAAATTTTGTCTATGTTGATCATCGTAAGGATGTTGCCATTGTTGGAACATTGCCAGAGGCCCATGGAGATGATATCGTCGCCGTTGGCAGGTATTACCTGGATGAAAGAAGCAACAGGGCTGAAGTTGCCTTTGTTATCCGGGACGAATGGCAGAATAAGGGGTTGGGAACATTTATGTTTAAACATCTTATTACCCTCGCGAAGGCGAGTGGTATTGCCGGGTTCACTGCAGAAGTCTTACGTGATAATAAGCGGATGCAGGCGATATTTAATCACTCCGGGTATAAGGTCCAAAGTGCAGTTGAAGAAGGTGTTTATAGCTTTCGGATTGAATTTTAATAAGGGTCTATCAGGCTTGCTCCGACAAAATCGAATAACTGGACTTCTTATTACTCACATTTTCTCTGTGGATAAAATATGGACATTAGCCTGACAACTCCAGCATTACTGTTTCCCGCCGTCACATTTCTGCTGGTCGCTTACACCAATCGTTTTCTTGCACTTGGTTCGCGTATCCGTCAACTGCACGATCGATATTTGGAAAACCCCAATGATGTTCTTCTTTCTCAGATAAAGAGCCTGCGACATCGAGTGGTACTTATTCGTAATATGCAGTTTTTTGGTGTTGGGGGATTGTTTCTTTGTGTGTTCTGTATGTTTCTTCTTTTTGCAGGTAATGAACTGGGTGGGAAAATAACTTTTGCTATCAGTTTGATAATGTTACTTGTTTCTCTTGCTATATCCCTGCGGGAAATCCTGTTGTCGGTGGAGGCTTTGAATCTGGAACTGAGCAGTATGGAGCAGAGTAAACACTCAGGTAAAGAGAAGTTGCATGTAAAACAATAACGCTGAGGGGGAAGTGATAAAGGATGCTGTTACTGTTTTGGCGAACGGACGGGTAAGGCTCGTCTGTTGCCCCCCGTTCCCCTTTTTAATCTTTTTGTGACTCCATAGTTAAATCCAAATGCTATGGCCTTGTTGTCCGAGGTTCGTCTGTCGGTCCAGACGTAGGGGGCGCTGATGTTGATTGTTTGTGTCACAACATCAATAGACCCTGAATAGTCCTGCCCCTGCACTTTCTTTCCATTACCATAGAGTGATTTGAGCTCGCTGGATGCAGGCATTCTCCAGTCATTGTGCCCGCCAACTGCAAAGTTTTTGCAATACTCTACGGCCCCGGACCAGTTAATGCTTGAACCGTTGTCGGTTGCAGCCCATATAAGGCCGGTTTTTTCATCCCGTACTGTTCCATCGGATAGGGTCTTGAATCGGACATCTGCTGCTCTTGCATTAAAAATAAGAAGGCAGAGCAGGAGATAAAAAAAGGCGCCGGTGATGGATGCTTTTCTGAGTAGACAGTTGGTACTATTCATTGTTCTCTTTTTCCTGTGGTGGAGTAGTGTCAATCTTTCCAAGCGATAGTGGCGGACTCCAGGTTAGCCACTTGTCATTCGGATCCCTGTGAAGAACAAAATGTTTGCCGTTGGCAACACGATTTCCCATGTCATCCTTGTC comes from Desulfocapsa sulfexigens DSM 10523 and encodes:
- the ilvB gene encoding biosynthetic-type acetolactate synthase large subunit → MEKITGSEAIIQCLLEEGVKTIFGFPGGAVIDLYDTLLDSEIQHVLVRHEQGAVHAADGLARVTGEVGVALLTSGPGATNGVTAIATAYMDSIPMVILTGQVPTPLIGNDAFQEVDIVGITRPCTKHNYLVSKAEDLVPTLREAFHIARTGRPGPVLIDLPKDVVASMVEFTEKKPIRMQNYQPTYEPHMGQVEKACKTILKAKQPVLYIGGGVILSNSNEEVTELARKLNIPVTMTLMGLGGFPGKDPLSMGMLGMHGSYTANMAVAKSDVLIAVGARFDDRVTGRIDAFAPHAKIIHIDIDPTSISKNVTVDIPIVADCKHALTAMNSWLDSSGANIEEAAASHTPWIEIIAEWTKKHPMAYLDEGEVIKPQFVIEKLDELTGGDAIITTEVGQNQMWAAQFYKFNKPRRLVTSGGLGTMGYGLPAAIGAKMAFPDATVIDVAGDGSIQMNIQELATAKQYNCPVIVCILNNNYLGMVRQWQELFYDKRYAATVMEVTPDFVLLAEAYGAVGIRCDKTSEVEATIKQALEAVKKNTVILDFRISREEGVFPMVPAGKATTEMLLV
- the leuA gene encoding 2-isopropylmalate synthase, translated to MRSETVKKYRPYPGIDLPDRSWPNNTISKAPIWCSVDLRDGNQALVQPMNLQQKLELFQLLVDVGFKEIEIGFPSASEVEFAFARRLIDDGLIPGDVTIQVLTPARESLIHKSFEAVKGARRVVMHLYNSTSTLQRRAVFKMSRNEITALGVEGARIIKEEAEKCPETEFRFEYSPESFTGTELDFALSICEAVMDVWQPTALKPVIINLPSTVEMATPNVYADQIEWFCRHMKNREAAIVSLHAHNDRGCAVAATELALMAGGDRVEGTLFGNGERTGNVDIITLALNMFTQGVDPELNLHDMNRLIAVSEQVTDIPVHVRHPYAGELVYTAFSGSHQDAINKGMDLCEREGQGKWEVPYLPIDPRDVGRTYESIIRINSQSGKGGVAYVMDREFGLKMPKSMHPEFGSIVQKVTDSVGRELQLSEIWAAFEKEYLLGKAPFFLNSFDVVKRHIDNDEQASSAEIEAVVLVNGEKRTIRGGGNGPLDAFCAALKSEIAEDFLLSSYHEHALTESSSSRAVAYIQVTQPDGTKKWGVGMDTDIIVASIKAVLSALNRFV
- a CDS encoding histone deacetylase family protein yields the protein MNSYPPLIIVDDQRFLQHDTGGGDHPETAARLQVIRRSLKSSDCYPSLSFLSPQAATRSDLTRVHSENWLFRFEESVLAGQTYIDHFDNQVCYDSYDIACLAAGAGISAIDLIEEGKGDNIFCLVRPPGHHAERSVPFGFCFFNNCVVAARYWQHKYHKRRVLIFDFDAHHGNGIQSAFEEESDSYYISIHEHPSFSYPGTGYGDEHGMGDGKGTILNLPLSPGANDGDVENLLKKVILPKLEEWQPEAIIIAAGFDAHIADDMSGLHYSTDLYFTLGRQVKSWANRFTNGKLLSILEGGYELSVLGDSVEAYVRGILE
- a CDS encoding CBS domain-containing protein is translated as MYILRHMTPDPITVSPDMLLPEARALLNDFHFRHLPVVDGQGQLVGILTDRDLRSAYPSSVISDSERRLVYERVQQTSVSEIMSTDCVTLGTDSTLDDALFLFDRDQPGALPVLDKEGKVVGIFSIRDLNAAYKTLFGVGEKGAVLIGIHDDGSPTIMTRIVTLLEQEKIPFTRVLRIFDKEVGDTIYLRINTFKIAAVLDLLEENGFDVKKE
- a CDS encoding acetate--CoA ligase family protein gives rise to the protein MSIDTLFNPKSVAVVGASRTDGKIGHTILANIIRGGFQGAIIPINPAAKEILGLPCFPSLGECGQEVDLVVSALPQSLVKTVVDECPKVKAKGLIVIASGYQETGPDGAILEQELVELCTRRELRLLGPNCLGFINTANNLNASFAGDMPGSGDVTLFSQSGALCSVMLDMANDRHMGLAKLVSVGNKADISGVDMLAYLAKDDDTKVIVGYLEDIVSGKNFIKAAEDAASNKPVIILKSGTTSAGLKATVSHTGILAGADTAYGAAFKRSGVIRADTFESLFDFASAFSLQPLPKGNNVRIITNAGGAGIMAADAVELAGMKVQEHGQNERKAAIQQPQKIFKPVNPVDILGDVDPGVYVTAIKAAQTDSDVDAILIVLTPQAMKRPAETASAIVTCIDGTKPIVAAFMGGHETTLLRKELVAAGLPLYKSPERAVAALKAMGEYAAWKKRPPRTVTRFKVNRRRVERILSRRQRTGMLQLGEVKGKDVLGAYGFHVPTGALASTAEEATEIAERIGYPVAMKIVSPDIVHKSDLGGVFLNVSNRESAEDTYDLMTLKIRKKVPGARIEGVYVEKMASKGLEVIIGMTRDPQFGPMLMFGLGGIFVEVMKDVTFHLAPITEQEAIQMLKSTKSYAMLQGRRGQSGVDVVAIASGLQRISQLTTDFPQILELDINPFIVGEFGSEPVVADARMTLAPLPEEK
- a CDS encoding bifunctional acetyl-CoA hydrolase/transferase family protein/GNAT family N-acetyltransferase, with translation MEYDANWKETYKDMIKTPKRALSLLKSGHRVFIGTGCGEPTVLVEAMTRIAGNLADVEIVELLTKGNAPYAEKKFANCFKINSLFIGHNVREVIKEGRGDYTPVLMSDIPRLFNSGQLPLDVALIQVTPPDSRGKMSLGVSVDIVKSAAENASLVIAQVNPQMPWTRGDSLIDVYDLDILVPADVPLLERKSKPPHPISLKIAEFVAGLVPSGSTVEFGLGRIPGVGRIPQAVIGALKDKHDIGIHTELITDDILDLIRSGVVSGNRKSTDRGKIVASFCMGSRELYDFIDDNPLFSFRPTEYVNDSNIIGKQNRMVSVNMALQIDLTGQVCSDSEDGFFYSGVGGQVDFNRGASRSEGGRAIITIPSTTSDGESRIRVHLSPGAGVVVSRATVHYIVSEYGVAYLHGKSVQDRTLALISIAHPDHREQLLKDAIEARYIRQDFVDVEGKFVVAPQGMMKATYLMDNGTELYFRPIHPTDEPLMRDLLYDLSQETLYYRFMSHNQHFGHKEIQNFVYVDHRKDVAIVGTLPEAHGDDIVAVGRYYLDERSNRAEVAFVIRDEWQNKGLGTFMFKHLITLAKASGIAGFTAEVLRDNKRMQAIFNHSGYKVQSAVEEGVYSFRIEF
- a CDS encoding DUF2721 domain-containing protein; translated protein: MDISLTTPALLFPAVTFLLVAYTNRFLALGSRIRQLHDRYLENPNDVLLSQIKSLRHRVVLIRNMQFFGVGGLFLCVFCMFLLFAGNELGGKITFAISLIMLLVSLAISLREILLSVEALNLELSSMEQSKHSGKEKLHVKQ